A genomic region of Rhodococcus oxybenzonivorans contains the following coding sequences:
- a CDS encoding lanthionine synthetase LanC family protein: protein MVIKEAFGHTMEEVDGRNATTRLSNEAACLRALGPAGIAPQLIDYWDDPDTSFLIYQPIQGPTLGAIIGSLAAQGLRPPPHLLREWMTSLCQTVAALHRCGYVSCDIKPANIVMTKDGFKLIDLELAGPPTCEPTGSMGTPGYCSPEQADTRAGRSVLDDIYGIGATLLSAATSSDASNWVDAEAVAQLEYARAPDNPIMAAAARCLRQDRNARFQSVEGIVEAVEHQPPVPPTPPDGFSPLTLAIEIADRIVAEATPVDDRRLYWTSDHHTLNRQPSRDLYAGSSGIALLLCALARATGNDEYLATATRCGTWLWETEPIVPRREAMPGLYFGEAGPALLYLMLHCATKDALWLDRCNEMATLLDTNSVRSPDLMTGLAGVGLFHLMRWHIDHSDSTLDAADRCARALLERREPDRLIWRMPEDFDLLSRQEYLGFAHGSAGIGYFLAEHALASGHEASRAMSHLLADWIIELAHPALGDGSGLYWTATETSERSSGTNWCHGAPGMARFLMKAHATTKDTSHLESAMRAARMTAAGGSWIGTSQCHGLAGNIEVLIDAALQTNQPSFLEQARLLTENLVSYRMDGGWPSDERSKRCPDLMVGEAGVAAAFLRMAKPISGHIISCEAIGQASSHSR from the coding sequence GTGGTCATCAAAGAGGCTTTCGGCCACACCATGGAGGAGGTCGACGGTAGAAACGCCACCACCCGGCTCAGCAACGAAGCAGCGTGTCTCAGGGCACTCGGTCCCGCCGGGATCGCGCCGCAATTGATCGACTACTGGGACGACCCGGACACATCATTCTTGATCTATCAACCGATTCAAGGCCCGACACTTGGGGCAATAATCGGATCACTCGCGGCCCAGGGACTCAGACCGCCCCCACACCTCCTTCGCGAGTGGATGACCTCACTGTGCCAGACCGTTGCCGCGCTCCATCGATGTGGCTATGTCAGCTGCGATATCAAGCCGGCGAACATCGTCATGACGAAGGACGGGTTCAAACTCATCGATCTCGAACTCGCGGGACCACCGACGTGTGAGCCAACCGGAAGCATGGGGACTCCCGGCTACTGCTCCCCCGAGCAAGCCGATACCCGTGCCGGCCGGTCAGTACTCGATGACATTTATGGCATCGGCGCCACCCTTCTCAGTGCCGCCACGTCATCAGATGCCTCGAACTGGGTGGATGCCGAGGCAGTCGCTCAACTCGAATATGCTCGGGCACCCGACAACCCGATCATGGCCGCGGCGGCGCGGTGCCTGAGACAGGACCGGAACGCTCGGTTCCAGTCGGTTGAAGGCATCGTCGAGGCAGTAGAGCACCAACCTCCCGTCCCACCGACGCCACCTGACGGGTTTTCACCACTGACACTGGCGATAGAAATCGCTGACCGGATTGTGGCCGAAGCGACCCCAGTGGACGACAGGAGACTCTATTGGACATCGGACCATCACACCCTGAACCGGCAGCCCAGCCGCGACCTCTACGCAGGCTCGAGTGGCATCGCCCTTCTCCTGTGCGCGCTGGCCCGAGCGACCGGAAATGACGAATACCTCGCGACGGCCACACGGTGCGGAACTTGGCTGTGGGAAACCGAACCGATCGTGCCGAGACGGGAGGCAATGCCCGGCTTGTATTTCGGCGAGGCCGGCCCAGCACTGCTCTATCTGATGCTGCACTGTGCGACGAAAGATGCACTATGGCTTGATCGCTGCAATGAGATGGCAACTCTACTCGACACAAACAGTGTCCGCTCACCCGACTTGATGACTGGACTGGCCGGCGTCGGCCTCTTCCACCTCATGCGGTGGCACATCGACCACAGCGACAGCACCCTCGACGCGGCCGACCGGTGTGCACGTGCACTGCTCGAGAGGCGGGAGCCGGACCGACTCATCTGGCGTATGCCTGAAGACTTCGACCTGCTCAGTCGCCAAGAGTATCTCGGATTCGCTCATGGATCGGCAGGCATCGGCTACTTCCTCGCCGAACATGCACTCGCGAGCGGACACGAGGCATCTCGCGCGATGTCGCACCTATTGGCCGACTGGATCATCGAGTTAGCGCACCCCGCCCTCGGGGATGGTTCCGGTCTGTACTGGACCGCAACCGAAACCTCTGAACGAAGTTCCGGAACCAACTGGTGCCACGGAGCACCCGGAATGGCGCGTTTTCTCATGAAGGCCCACGCGACGACCAAAGACACAAGCCACCTGGAATCAGCTATGCGGGCCGCTCGGATGACCGCGGCCGGAGGATCATGGATCGGAACGTCGCAGTGTCATGGCTTGGCCGGAAATATCGAGGTCCTCATCGATGCCGCCCTACAGACGAACCAGCCGAGTTTTCTCGAACAAGCGCGTCTGCTTACCGAGAATCTCGTGTCATACCGCATGGACGGTGGCTGGCCCTCGGACGAGCGCTCTAAACGCTGCCCAGACCTTATGGTCGGTGAGGCAGGCGTTGCGGCAGCATTCTTGCGGATGGCCAAGCCCATATCTGGACATATCATCTCGTGCGAGGCAATCGGACAAGCCTCCTCACATTCCCGTTAG
- a CDS encoding PDDEXK nuclease domain-containing protein yields MSRSEEIEPAGYGALLEDIKSQVRTTRVHAARKVNAELIILYWKIGKLIRARQSEEGWGARVIARLADDLRTEFPGMRGLSQRNLVYMRTLATAYPDSIAQHPAAQLPWGHILVLLDRLPDPSVRDWYASQAAHHGWSRATLVHHITSDRHLRVGAAPNNFPTTLPAHESDLAHEILQDPYNLDFLGLDAGYSERDLEDALIGRLTHFLTELGGGFSFVGRQYKLTVGNSDYYPDLLFFHLGLRRFVVFELKIGHAEPEHIGKLNFYVNAVDDLLRKPEHGDGTTIGILLAADRDDIVVEYALRGLDSPLAVSTYTTHRSLPADVRPALPTAADLADAIRDVRHPNNPQTTLPRTGNRQLSSPTR; encoded by the coding sequence ATGAGTCGATCAGAAGAAATCGAGCCCGCCGGGTACGGCGCATTGCTCGAGGACATCAAGTCCCAGGTCCGCACCACCCGCGTCCATGCTGCTCGCAAGGTCAACGCCGAACTGATCATCTTGTACTGGAAGATCGGGAAGCTGATCCGCGCTCGGCAGAGCGAGGAAGGGTGGGGTGCCCGGGTCATTGCCCGGCTCGCCGACGACCTGCGCACCGAGTTCCCCGGCATGCGAGGACTGTCGCAACGCAATCTGGTCTACATGCGCACCCTTGCCACCGCATACCCCGACTCAATTGCGCAGCACCCTGCTGCGCAATTGCCGTGGGGACACATCCTCGTCCTCCTCGACCGTCTCCCCGACCCCAGTGTCCGCGATTGGTACGCCAGCCAGGCCGCTCATCACGGCTGGTCCCGCGCCACACTCGTCCATCACATCACTTCGGATCGGCATCTGCGGGTGGGGGCTGCACCGAACAATTTCCCCACCACGCTGCCGGCGCACGAATCCGACCTCGCCCACGAAATCCTGCAGGATCCGTACAACCTCGACTTCCTCGGCCTCGACGCCGGTTACAGCGAACGCGACCTCGAAGATGCCCTCATCGGCCGACTCACCCATTTCCTCACCGAGCTCGGTGGTGGTTTTTCCTTCGTCGGACGCCAGTACAAGCTCACCGTCGGCAACTCCGACTACTACCCCGATCTGCTGTTCTTCCACCTGGGCCTGCGCCGCTTCGTCGTCTTCGAGCTCAAGATCGGCCACGCCGAGCCCGAACACATCGGCAAGCTCAACTTCTACGTCAACGCCGTCGATGACCTACTCCGCAAACCCGAGCACGGCGACGGCACCACCATCGGAATCCTCCTCGCCGCCGACCGCGACGACATCGTCGTCGAATACGCGCTTCGCGGTCTGGACTCCCCGCTCGCCGTCAGCACCTACACCACACACCGGTCCCTGCCCGCCGACGTCCGGCCCGCCCTGCCGACAGCCGCCGACCTCGCCGACGCCATCCGAGACGTCCGACACCCAAACAACCCCCAGACCACCCTCCCCCGGACCGGCAACCGACAGCTGAGCTCGCCCACGCGATAA
- a CDS encoding serine/threonine-protein kinase, giving the protein MRYKVIRQLDCLNNGQGVIWEARTDPGDQKVALKFMKRDPLDPDPATSEERFLREIRCQMSLQHPNVVNVRGSGTSKARGPFYAMDWADGSLRGRLGQNPNGLPDDEVQRIFGQIVDAMAYAHNEGVVHRDLKPENVLFFDDVPRLADFGLGLRLLSNSARITRSRLAMGTPEYMAPEQFNDAHDVGPVADVYSLGKILHELSTGITPNWFPPDVSKAPAKYQYILHRCLDQDPGKRYATAGQLAQALNLVTSDASLLSSPEEQAKQALGQIMADDPQAVHTLAEVLVRNPEDSTLYLQFVPLLPAKAMKALAQHAPSEFAQVLVNFDQFAYGNHPFSFCDKLADFMALAYSATTDFTSRRLLIARLLELGASHNRWYVRNVFVAVVVKAVKIPGFAQVVADVLREDQDSAEFVATYLRQQSMPQIVLNALEANAA; this is encoded by the coding sequence ATGCGTTACAAGGTTATTCGGCAGCTGGACTGCCTCAACAATGGACAGGGTGTCATCTGGGAAGCGCGGACTGATCCCGGCGATCAGAAGGTCGCTCTGAAGTTCATGAAGCGGGACCCGCTTGATCCGGATCCTGCAACCTCGGAGGAGCGCTTCTTGCGCGAAATCCGTTGCCAGATGTCACTTCAACATCCCAACGTGGTCAACGTTCGGGGTTCAGGAACGAGCAAAGCCCGCGGTCCGTTCTATGCGATGGACTGGGCTGATGGCTCGCTTCGCGGCCGCCTGGGACAGAACCCAAATGGTCTGCCCGACGATGAGGTCCAGCGGATATTCGGCCAGATCGTGGACGCTATGGCCTACGCGCATAACGAAGGCGTCGTGCATCGAGATCTCAAGCCGGAGAACGTCCTGTTCTTCGATGACGTTCCTCGTCTGGCCGACTTCGGACTGGGTCTGCGACTGCTTAGCAATAGCGCTCGCATCACGCGTTCGCGGCTCGCAATGGGAACACCCGAGTACATGGCGCCGGAACAGTTCAACGATGCTCACGACGTCGGACCGGTTGCTGACGTCTACTCTCTCGGTAAGATCCTTCACGAACTCTCTACGGGGATTACGCCGAATTGGTTCCCGCCCGATGTCAGCAAGGCGCCGGCCAAATACCAATACATCCTGCATCGATGCCTGGATCAGGACCCTGGCAAGCGGTACGCGACTGCTGGGCAACTGGCGCAGGCGCTGAACTTGGTCACAAGTGACGCGTCCCTGCTGTCATCGCCTGAAGAACAGGCCAAGCAGGCGCTGGGCCAAATCATGGCTGACGACCCGCAGGCAGTGCATACCCTCGCAGAGGTTCTCGTGCGCAATCCTGAGGACTCGACGCTCTACCTGCAGTTCGTCCCGCTGCTGCCAGCGAAGGCCATGAAGGCGCTCGCTCAGCACGCGCCGTCGGAATTCGCGCAGGTGCTCGTTAACTTTGACCAGTTCGCCTACGGAAACCACCCTTTTTCCTTCTGTGACAAGCTTGCAGACTTCATGGCGCTCGCGTACTCGGCAACCACGGATTTCACGAGTCGTCGGCTGCTGATTGCTCGGCTTCTCGAACTCGGCGCAAGTCACAACAGGTGGTACGTCCGCAATGTGTTTGTTGCGGTTGTTGTCAAGGCGGTCAAGATCCCCGGGTTCGCACAAGTCGTCGCCGACGTCCTCCGCGAGGACCAGGACAGCGCCGAGTTCGTCGCAACGTATCTCAGGCAGCAGTCGATGCCTCAGATCGTGCTGAACGCGCTCGAGGCTAACGCCGCGTAG
- a CDS encoding Lsr2 family protein, with the protein MNSADSHCPNSHVDTTSRAGPSGVRRDVREWAATSGYEVSSRGRIPAEIQEAFDAAHGPSSPLTEPSLARPECRSLTGTR; encoded by the coding sequence GTGAACTCCGCCGATTCACACTGCCCGAACTCTCACGTCGACACGACGAGTCGAGCGGGACCGTCTGGGGTAAGGCGGGACGTGCGGGAGTGGGCGGCCACGAGCGGCTACGAAGTTTCCTCACGCGGCCGGATCCCCGCCGAGATCCAAGAAGCGTTCGACGCAGCGCATGGGCCGTCGTCGCCGTTAACGGAACCCTCACTGGCTCGTCCCGAATGCCGATCGTTGACTGGAACTCGCTGA